The Pseudomonas moraviensis genome contains the following window.
GTGACGGCGCAGTGACGCAGGCGCAGTTCCTTGAGCGTCCGCAGGCCTGCCACGAAAGCCGGGATTTCCTTCAGGGCGATGGCTTTCAGTTCCAGAGCCTGGAGGTTGGGGAATTGTTCGACGAACGTCCCGATGTTGCTGATTGCAGCGTTTCCGCTCAGCTTCAGGCTTTCAACGTGGCTGAAATCCGCGGTCAGCCGGGGCATGTCGCCAAAGAATTTCAGGTCGGCCGAAAAGAAACCGCTTCGCGCTGCAGTCTCGCTCGACCGCTGTCGCCATAACGCCTCCAGGGCCTGTTTGAACGCGGTTCGCGCAGTTGTCTGCGCCTGTAATTCAGCGGCGGACAGCAACTGCCCGGTAACCGGATGGGTGGCTGTGATCTGCTCTGTCCACTGCGCGAGATCGAGCTGCATCTGTTCCAGCTCTGCATGCCATTGATCAAGCTGGATACGGCTGTCCGCCAGGGTGCCGGGCAGGTCGTAAATCATATCGCTGGCCTGTTGCTGGTCGAGGTCGGGAAACAGTTGGCGGGCGAGGGCAATGTCCTGGCCGTCGGCGGGCACTTCAAAGTCGTGTTGATAAAGGCGGTAATAGGCTTTGATCTTGTCCCGCGCTGCGGCCGAGAGCGGATTGTCGGAAAGATAAATGCCATCGCTGCCAGTTGCCGGAATGTCGAACAGGGCATCGGGAAGGTCGGTGATGCGGTTGCCGGTCAGCACTGCAATGGGCTGATTCGGGTGGCTGGCCAGCCCATCGGGCACCACGGTAAGACCGCTGTTGGACAGGTCGATATACCTCAGTTCCGGCAGCAGGTTCAGATCGGGAAATGTCCCCAACGGGTTGTCGCTCAGGTCCAGCCTGCGCAGGTTGTTCAGCGACACCAGCGCAGCCTGGTTTTCCGGGGTCAGGATCACGCCGCAGTTCTTCAGCTCCAGCTCGCTCAGGCCGGGCAGGCTGACTCCCGCCAGTGTGGTTGTGTCCAGGTCGAAGCCGTCCAGGCGCAGGGTAGTCAGGTTGGGGAAACGTTCCAGGAATGGCGCGATGGCGGAGAGGTTCCTGTTGCCGATCAGGTTCAATCGCGAAACGTGGTCGAAATTGGCGCTGAGTATCGGCATGGTGCCGCTGAACTCGGCATTTGCCCTCAGTTCATCAGCGCGGCCGAACGCGGTCCGGCTGCGCCAGAACAACTTGAGTTGCCGGGCAAAGGAACGCCTGGCATTGATTTCGCGGGGGTCTTCTTCAAATGTCGTCGACGTGCCGGATTCAGGTGGAGCGATGGAAGCCTGAGCGATCCATTGATCCAGTTCGACGTTCATCTGGCTCAGCTCTGTCTCCCAGCGTGACAACTGGGCGCGGGCGTCGGCCCAGGTGCCGGGTAGCCGGTACAACACCTGAGTGGCCTGCTCGGCATCCAGGTTGGGGAACAGGTTGATGGTGCGTCGCAGGTCTTGCGACTTGGGGCGGACGCCGAAGTGTTTGCCGGTGTGGCTGTAAAAGCTTTTTACCCGTTCGCGAGACGCAGTGGACAACGGGTTGTCAGCAAAGGTGTAGCCATCGCTCAGAGAACTGGCCAGTTTGAAGAAACCGTCGGGGATGCGCGTGATCCGGTTGCCGTCGAACTGCGCAGAGATCAATCGCGGATGATCGAGTACGTCATCCGGCACGGCGTAGAGGCCGGTGTTCGACAAGTTGACGTAACGCAGCGAGGGCATTGCGTGCAGATCGGGAGGCAGGCCCAACGAATTGCCGTGCAGATCGAGCAGGGTGAGTTGCGGTAATGAGGCCAGCACCGATTGGGTCGTGGTGGTCAGGCTGACTCGGCAATTGCGCAATCTCAATTCGCGCAGCGCCGGCATCGAGCCGAGCGCCTGGGGCAGGCTGGGCAGATTGAGATTGCGCGCATCCAGGCTTTGCAGTTGCGTGAAAGAGTGGAGAAAGCTGTCGAGAGAACCGGTCGTGGCATTGCCGTCGATCGCGAGCAGAGTGATGTGGCTGAAGTCGGCCGACAGCACAGGCAAGTCGCCCAGGATGCCGTGGGTCAACAACAAGGCGTGGCCCGAGGCGGCACCCTGCGGATCGATCCCGACGACGTTCTCACGTCGCCAGCCCTGGAGCAGTTGTTCCCTGAGCAATCGCCGGTTGCGAATGTCCGCGCGTCGCTCGATTGCCGTGAGCACGCTACCCGTCTCTGGATGTCGGGCGGGCGGGTCGTTGGCCCAGACCTGCAGCTCGTGCTGCAGTTGCAGATAGTCATCTTGCAAACGAACCAGTTCCGCGCGAGCGCCGGACGGGCTGGCGCGCATGCTCCGCGCCAGGTGCTGGATCCGGCGATCCGACATTCTCGGGTAGAGGACCCGTATGTCTGCTTCAAGGGTGCGTTGTGGGGCGTCCTCCAGCGTGATCGCACGGGAAAGCCGTGGGTAACCCTCGGCACCCACCAGGCGTAACGTATCGATTTTCGGCGGCGTGACCGGATGTTCCGCCAGCACCTCCCGCAGCTCGCTGCGTTCCAGCGTGCGCTCGCGGATTGCGGCCTTCAGCGCCTGTCCCTCATCGATCCGCAGATCCAGACTCTGGCGTTCGCTGTCGGGCAGGGCATGGAGCAGGCCGGAATAGAAATCGCTGAGCGAATGCAGTGCCTGGCCGCGCTCATCGTAGGGTTGATAGCGCCCGTCGTCGGTGCGCACGAGGACTTTTTGCTCGGGGGCGTCTTCGCGGCCGATGCTGTCGAGTACCGGGCCGTCGTAACGGCCGTCGCGGATTTCGATGCGCACATCGCCGCTCCAGCCGGGCAACAGTTTGAGGCTATGCAGGGCGAGGGCATCGGAATCGGGATTGCTCACCGAACCCAGTTGCAGCCCTTCGTAGGCGCGGGCGACGCGCACTTCCTGGCGGGCCAGTTGCAGCAGCTCCTGCTGGCGCGGCGGGACCTGGCCCTGGTCGAGCTGTAACAGTTCGCCGCCGGTGGCGGTATCGAGCAGTTCGCGGGTGATGCTGACCGGCAGGTCGGGGGCTTGCGCCTGGAGCGGCTGTGCCAGTGGGTCGTCGATGGGTTGCAGCGCCTGATAGCGTGATTCGAACAATGTGTTTCTGTGGGTTTTCGCGAGGCCGACCAGTTGCTTGCGCAGGGTCTGGCTGCGAACGTCCAGTGATGGCGTCAGCGCAAAGGGTTCAGCCAGCAACGCCTTGATCTGCGCTTCATCGAGAACCGCGAGCAAGGATTTGAGCAGGTCGCCTCCGACCAGGCGATCCTGCTGCAGTTCTGTCAGGGGCAGGCTTTCGTCTGCAGAGGATTGCCAGAGCAGTTCGCCTTGTCGGTCGATCAGACGCAGTCGTCTGTTGCTCGGCCAACCGCCGTGGTCGGCAAGCAATTGCAACTGGGTGACCGGATCGGCACGCAAGAAATCTTCAGACGCTTCGCTGTCGAGCTGATCGATGAAGCGCTGCAGCTGCTGGTCGATCCTGAAGCGCTGAATGCTGTCGGCCAGCAGCGGCGGGACCTTTTCCTGATGGACATGCATCTTGCGCAAAACGTCTTCGCTGGCGCCACTGACCTGCAGAATGGTTTCCCGCTCGGCCGGCGAAAAGCTCTCGACCGACGGGCCGATGCGGCGCAGTGCGGTTTCGCCGTCCCACTCGAGCGGTTGCTCGAGCTCCGTGTGCCAGGCGCCTTCACCGTTATGGCGGACCACCGGTTGGTAGGCGTCGGGTCGGGTGGGATGTTCGATGCGGTACTGCCCGGACATCTCGTCGGGTTTCACTGAAAAATGCGCATCGTCGAGGGGCAGCAGTTGCTTGTCCTGATGGGCATGCAGGCCCAGTCCGTCGGGTTGCGAATTGGCTGGCGGACGCAGCGGGTGCCTGTAACGCTCAAGATCGGGCTGCCAGTAGCGGGTTTCGCCTTTGGCCAGTTTCACCGGTTTGAAGCGGTCGATGAACGCCACGACCTCTGTGGGCAGTACCTTGCGGAATTCGGCCGCGCCAATCGCCCCGCCCACTGCGAAAAGGCCCAACTGAATCATCGAATCGACGGTGTCCATCAGGTGCCCGATGGCTTCGGTGTTGCGGCCCTGTGCCCACTCGACGATGCCCTCGAAAGTTTCGTCGAGCATCTGATAAGCCATGTACGCCATCATCGCCTCGCCCAGCACCGGCACGAATGGCGCGACGATCAGGGCAGCGGTCTGGACGATGCTGGAAAGGATATTGACCACCGAATCCCAGAATGCCCAGCGCGCGCGTTGGTCGACCCAGGCCGTCGGGACGGCGATGACTCGGGCATCGTTGAAGACCTTGTTCAGTTTGGCCTGGTGCAAGTGCTGCCACAGGTCGTCGTAGAACGGCACGAGCGCGCTCTGCAGATCGGGCCGTTCCACAGGTGTTTCTCGCCAGGCGGGCAGGGCGCTGCCGGGCTCGTGCGGGTGCCATTTGATTTCGCTCAGCCGGCTGTTGAGTGTGCTGAAGAAGTAGCCCCGTTGTTCGTGATTGACGAAGCGGCTGAAGAACTGCTGGTACTCCGTTGACCGCAACTGGCGCGTCAGCTCGACGAGCATTTCAGCCGGCGACGCGTACTCCTTGAACGGATGCTCGGGGTCGTTCGGTACATAGGCCACGACGCGTGCAGCGTCGCGTGTCACGTACAGATCCGCAGCGAACACGACGATGCCGGTAAGCGGCGCACAAAGCATGGTCATGTCATGGCGCAGCACCGGTGCACCGTTGATGTAAATGCCGGTCATGCCGTCGAGCATGGCGTCGACCAGACGAAAGTGATTCTCCGATACGTCACGGTTCATCCGCGCCCATTGCAGCGCGGCTTTCATCGCAGCTTTCTCGCTGGCGTCCAGTTTGCCGCGTAACACCGTCGCGACCATCGGATCGGAGTAACCGAGATTGTTTTCCAGACTGGCTTTGTACTGCGCACCGATGTCCAGGCGGCGACACAGTTGGGTGAAGGCCGCAATACTGAGTCTGGCCTTGATCTGCGGCAGTGGCTCGAACTGCCCGCCTGGGGAGGGCGCAGTGGTGTAGGTCGATGCCGCTTCGAAAGCGTTTTCGTGCGTTTCCCGGTCCTCGAAGTTATGCAGCGCGGCATCCAGCAACGATACCGTCCAGACGCGGGCGCCCGTGCTGATGGCAAACCATGGCGTCGTCACGGGGATGTACAGGCGCACGAAGGTGCCTCTGACGTCCAGATCGAGATCGAAGCATTTTTTCAGTTCCGCCTTGAGCAACGGCTCGGCGAACGCGGCGGCGTCCTGCAAATGTTCCAGGCTTTTGTCCACTTGGCTGTGCGCGGTGATACTTGTTGCAGTGAGGTCTTTCAGCACAGCGTGCTGTTCGGTGGCAGCGAGCCTGAGTGTCTCCGGCATTTGCGCAGTGCTGTTTTTCAGTGCCTGGCGCCGGGAGGCGGAGGTGTTGCCGAGCCACTGGGGAATCGCGTTTTTCAGGGGTTGATAATGCTCGTCCGGATGTTGTGGATCGGGCGTCTTGCTCGAGGTTGTCGGTGAGTGTCGATCAGACAGGTGCATGACCATTCCTTGGCGGTGATAAGAACCCTCAGCAAATCAGCAGCAAGCGCCTGCCGTGCGGTACATATTCATATCTCTTTCGCGAGGCTGACTTGGTATTCTGCGCGGCCTCCCGCAAATCGGCCGTGCCCGGTAAACTGCGCCTTTGCGACGCTATATGTCGCATTGCCGTAAACCCGGGAAAATCCGGGGTTTGCGCTATAAGAAGTTGTCGCTTGGCGACAAGGCCGGGCACCAAACTGTCCTTACAATCCCCCCATCGCTCGCCAGTTCCAGGCGGGTGTTCCTCTTCAGGAGACTCCGATGTCCGTTGAGCACGCTGCGGTACAACGCGCCGATTTCGACCAGGTAATGGTTCCCAACTACGCGCCTGCCGCTTTCATTCCGGTGCGTGGCGCCGGTTCCCGGGTCTGGGATCAGGCCGGCCGCGAGCTGATCGACTTCGCCGGCGGGATTGCCGTCAACGTATTGGGCCACGCGCACCCGGCGCTGGTCGGCGCGTTGACCGAACAGGCGAACAAGCTGTGGCACGTCTCCAACGTGTTCACCAACGAGCCGGCCCTGCGCCTGGCCCACAAGCTGATCGACGCCACGTTCGCCGAGCGCGTGTTCTTCTGCAACTCCGGCGCTGAAGCCAACGAGGCCGCGTTCAAGCTGGCCCGTCGCGTTGCA
Protein-coding sequences here:
- a CDS encoding dermonecrotic toxin domain-containing protein; translation: MHLSDRHSPTTSSKTPDPQHPDEHYQPLKNAIPQWLGNTSASRRQALKNSTAQMPETLRLAATEQHAVLKDLTATSITAHSQVDKSLEHLQDAAAFAEPLLKAELKKCFDLDLDVRGTFVRLYIPVTTPWFAISTGARVWTVSLLDAALHNFEDRETHENAFEAASTYTTAPSPGGQFEPLPQIKARLSIAAFTQLCRRLDIGAQYKASLENNLGYSDPMVATVLRGKLDASEKAAMKAALQWARMNRDVSENHFRLVDAMLDGMTGIYINGAPVLRHDMTMLCAPLTGIVVFAADLYVTRDAARVVAYVPNDPEHPFKEYASPAEMLVELTRQLRSTEYQQFFSRFVNHEQRGYFFSTLNSRLSEIKWHPHEPGSALPAWRETPVERPDLQSALVPFYDDLWQHLHQAKLNKVFNDARVIAVPTAWVDQRARWAFWDSVVNILSSIVQTAALIVAPFVPVLGEAMMAYMAYQMLDETFEGIVEWAQGRNTEAIGHLMDTVDSMIQLGLFAVGGAIGAAEFRKVLPTEVVAFIDRFKPVKLAKGETRYWQPDLERYRHPLRPPANSQPDGLGLHAHQDKQLLPLDDAHFSVKPDEMSGQYRIEHPTRPDAYQPVVRHNGEGAWHTELEQPLEWDGETALRRIGPSVESFSPAERETILQVSGASEDVLRKMHVHQEKVPPLLADSIQRFRIDQQLQRFIDQLDSEASEDFLRADPVTQLQLLADHGGWPSNRRLRLIDRQGELLWQSSADESLPLTELQQDRLVGGDLLKSLLAVLDEAQIKALLAEPFALTPSLDVRSQTLRKQLVGLAKTHRNTLFESRYQALQPIDDPLAQPLQAQAPDLPVSITRELLDTATGGELLQLDQGQVPPRQQELLQLARQEVRVARAYEGLQLGSVSNPDSDALALHSLKLLPGWSGDVRIEIRDGRYDGPVLDSIGREDAPEQKVLVRTDDGRYQPYDERGQALHSLSDFYSGLLHALPDSERQSLDLRIDEGQALKAAIRERTLERSELREVLAEHPVTPPKIDTLRLVGAEGYPRLSRAITLEDAPQRTLEADIRVLYPRMSDRRIQHLARSMRASPSGARAELVRLQDDYLQLQHELQVWANDPPARHPETGSVLTAIERRADIRNRRLLREQLLQGWRRENVVGIDPQGAASGHALLLTHGILGDLPVLSADFSHITLLAIDGNATTGSLDSFLHSFTQLQSLDARNLNLPSLPQALGSMPALRELRLRNCRVSLTTTTQSVLASLPQLTLLDLHGNSLGLPPDLHAMPSLRYVNLSNTGLYAVPDDVLDHPRLISAQFDGNRITRIPDGFFKLASSLSDGYTFADNPLSTASRERVKSFYSHTGKHFGVRPKSQDLRRTINLFPNLDAEQATQVLYRLPGTWADARAQLSRWETELSQMNVELDQWIAQASIAPPESGTSTTFEEDPREINARRSFARQLKLFWRSRTAFGRADELRANAEFSGTMPILSANFDHVSRLNLIGNRNLSAIAPFLERFPNLTTLRLDGFDLDTTTLAGVSLPGLSELELKNCGVILTPENQAALVSLNNLRRLDLSDNPLGTFPDLNLLPELRYIDLSNSGLTVVPDGLASHPNQPIAVLTGNRITDLPDALFDIPATGSDGIYLSDNPLSAAARDKIKAYYRLYQHDFEVPADGQDIALARQLFPDLDQQQASDMIYDLPGTLADSRIQLDQWHAELEQMQLDLAQWTEQITATHPVTGQLLSAAELQAQTTARTAFKQALEALWRQRSSETAARSGFFSADLKFFGDMPRLTADFSHVESLKLSGNAAISNIGTFVEQFPNLQALELKAIALKEIPAFVAGLRTLKELRLRHCAVTLTSAGQDVLDSLPTLKLVDLSDNPLAMAPDLRGMQALGDIFLMNTGLTALPEGIIDHPTLQSAYLNDNHMTELPEVLFTANPQRADGIHLTGNPLSLNARERIKAYHAVHGRNFRVRPATADITLARRLFPLLDDAAASDMIYRLPGTLQAGTAQLIRWEAEIARMISDLNTWREQVPVSNPATGQPWTAEARAAQLVARQQFGERLEELWRGRRTRDLALRLDRFETEAKFAGELPQLSADFSHITHLQIAGDGGSGVPDGFLTSFSGLNGLELKGCNLGRMPQALESMRSLETLMLSRCEITLDAAGQATLSTLVRLKALDLFGNPLQTTPDVSALTDLRFLDLIRTGIDAVPAGLEQLPQLGAALLNDNNITELPSDLVPYTGNGVDIGANPLSAASRERIKATFQITGDNLGVWGESADLSLIQSLYPSLTAFEANDLLYRLPGTLADGRVELMRRQTEITRLLTRLDTWSNETAHDPVLRTPLKGEAARRESARRKRFKENLVARLRRYPKSPGDNAFVCDLSFTGELPPLAGRFDYIEQLGLTSTAASPPGVNRLVELFPKLRGVDIRNYPLREIPPAILGLDSLANLSLPDCRITLPRQAADAIAGMKNLLSLDLGDNPLGNVPDLSRLVNLRVLRLNNIGLSETPKGLFDLPGLESVNLADNVISELPSQFPSSPGEVATHYNFSGNPLNPQSQLRLETYNAARQMRLFEEQASQIDLNPPLDGSDESEISIGVEFNRNN